A single genomic interval of Alteromonas sp. BL110 harbors:
- a CDS encoding EscU/YscU/HrcU family type III secretion system export apparatus switch protein, with protein MTDSQKTKRAIGLKYDGGDKKNAPKVVSKGYGDLAEAIIAMAEETGILIHEDPYLSEVLTTLDVGQDIPESLYFVIAELLAYSYVLQGKIPPGWEGIIKRVDFEV; from the coding sequence ATGACTGATTCTCAAAAGACAAAACGCGCTATTGGCCTAAAATACGATGGCGGTGACAAGAAAAACGCGCCGAAAGTAGTATCTAAAGGCTATGGAGACTTAGCTGAGGCGATAATCGCCATGGCTGAAGAAACTGGGATACTTATTCATGAAGACCCGTATTTAAGTGAAGTTCTTACCACGTTAGATGTAGGGCAAGACATACCCGAGTCACTGTATTTCGTCATTGCTGAACTTCTTGCTTACTCATATGTATTGCAGGGGAAAATCCCCCCTGGGTGGGAAGGTATTATCAAACGAGTGGATTTTGAAGTGTGA